Sequence from the Cucumis sativus cultivar 9930 chromosome 1, Cucumber_9930_V3, whole genome shotgun sequence genome:
TAAGTATATCTtcaaaaaatatcattatagCTTAAGAAAATGAGGCAGCTATGTACATGCTTTTAACCCTAAATAAACAGCTTttgaaatagtaattaattaatctgtGAAATTggaattctttttaatattgtcgattttaatttaaacacttttctctatacttttaattttagtctTAACCATGTGCTTTCTTTAAAAGCATTATGCATGTCTCCTTTAGaacatagaaaaatatatattttcagaacttttcaattttattttttaaaatctctaATTGCATAGCATCTTAATTATTTACCCCATCAAGAAAACCCACATCAAATTAGCTCTCTAGAAAccataaaagtttttttaatgacaaatttattgttccataatttgaaaagaaaaatgttagaaCATAGTTATAAGcctctaatttaaaattagagttTAGTTTGATTAGTTAATAAAaccttcatatatatatatatatatatatataaatgaaaattattgaatcACATTAAAACTATTTAGGATGCTTCatcaaactatttaaattcaaacatgctttaaattctaactttttagatcatatagatttaattgTAACTTGAGTAATTCTAATAAATAGcaattttagataaataaCTAAAGTGTAtgatgacatttttaaaaaattacacatattataatttaatagtataTATTTGCAAGTATCCtttgtcaaatttacaattcaaactttgtttgtttgttaacCAAAAACGACCACAAGAAGTTGAGGAAGAAAGTATGTAACCACTCATTTACCCAAAGGACAAGTTGCTGGATGAGgtacttaattatatatcataattaaaaactaaacagCTAAAAACCATTATCGATatctctttatatataaataaacaaaacctCACACCAAACAAAGAATTAATTCAAACATGATCTAAAGAAAGTTTCCATTGTCgtaatcaaaatcaaaccatATATTAACCTATTATTTTCCATGAATTAGTTAGGTAAAGCATTATgcataaacatatatatatatatatagctatAGCTATATAGATTATATGCAAgagaaatatttaaagatataAAGCAATTTGTTGATGGGTTCTTGTTTCACTCAAGTGCAAATAGTAAACAAATATTGGAATAAAAGGACAATAAAGAAGTACATAAGAAAGtgtgattcattttttttgttaaatcaaTGGCCACCAAAATTGAGAGCCACCACAATATTctacaatattaaaaatcctcatcaaaatgttaaaatatcaatttgcATTCAAAACTTTCTAACTTTAGCtcatatattttagtttttatttttaataaattaaataataataataagtccCTATTCGTAGGTTTATAATTGATATGTTAGTTATCACTATTTTGCATCATtgttcaaatcaaatttaattgaagTTTAACTTTAGAgttatttaacttaattaatagaaatttacTCTAATTAATAAAGCAAATATTTAATGATTTCAAACTTAGCCAAGGagattaaatttcaaaaataaaattgatagcattttaaaattaaaaatcaaacttcaaCTAAATGTATAATACTTTGAgatctaattattaatttttttaaaaaaaatgtaaactaaacctaaaatgtatgaaatagaaagaatttttttaaaaaaatggtagattttacaaaaatatttagattgatAATGTTATATTATAGTGATAGAtagtattatttaaaaaaaaaaaaaaagagttaactcactaaaattgaacaaattttaaataaacaaaatcaaatggatatttgatatttgaatatagaattataaagaataaaaaaaaaaaatgtagggCCACATGGCTTCCAATAACGAAACCCACAatcttttccatttcattaCTTAAACCTCTCTTAACCCTCTCCATATTCGACCACAAACCTTCAACTCCAAATCCACATTTTTTTACACTATCTTCCCTAATGACGTCCTTGTGGTTCACGTGCTTCGCCGCCGGTTGCCGCACGGCAGTGGCATGCTCTATTATTGCTGCAGCCACCGTGTACGGCCCCCTTTTTTTACGACGTCAAGTGACGTTCCCGGCATTTTCTTACGTCACTGCCATCTTGATCGTGACAAATGCAACTCTTGGGGACACCGTCCGTGGCTGCTGGCTGGCACTCTATGCCACCTTGCAGACTGTCTGTCCGGCCATGGCGGTGTTTTGGTTTATTGGACCGACGAAGTTCTCGTACGAGACGATCGCTTTGACAGTGGCGCTGGCATCGATTGTGGTGGTGCTGCCGAGTTCTAGCCATGTTTTGGCTAAACGGATTGCTTTGGGTCAGATTGTGATTATTTATGTGGTCGGTTTCATCGGCGGTGTTCAAACTCACCCTCTCATGCACCCTGTTCATGTCGCTTCCACGACCGCTATGGGTGTCGCCGCCAGCTTCCTCGCCACCCTTCTTCCCTTTCCACGTCTCGCTTCTCTCGaggttagttttttttcttcttttttttggttcaaaaGAGAATtgaatcttcaaaattttccatcatcaatatattttagagaaatgCATGGGTCCATTCCAATTACATATCATTgttacattacaaaaaaagaaattaaaaaatatatttttcacgTTCGAATGTCTAAACcttaagataaaaaagaaaatacagtTGAGTTAGATTTGTGTTATCAAATCTTTAAGTAGTTTATTGTTGAAATGAAGATAACTCATTAGGATTATGTTAACTAtcagtttcaaaattttaatttctaccttgaaagaaaatgagggAAAGAACCAAAAGATAGGctgtttattgttttacctttGCATGTCATTTTTGAACTTCAATcagtaaaaaattaattataagattTACTATATCTCATTATTAGGGTGGGAAGAAAGAAGTAAACAGTATTTATGATTGACATTTTGAGTCTTCACCTTTCAACATgtctctttttatttgtcaaaaataacaTCATTTACAAACAGATAAACAAAATGTACACTTAATTTACTATTTGatttattccaaaatttagttttatcttttactCTTGTAGTTAATTAATGAGCAAGTTGGACCTATTCTCATATAAAAAAGGttacaaatatgtttttgagGAAATATGTGTTACATCCCTTTTCTTTAGCACGTAagtttttctcttaattaatGGAAACAAACGCATAATCCTTCTTATCATCtttctttcatattctttcatattttatatgcCAATTGAACATAACTTAATTGAAACGAATAAGGTATCCTTGaccaaatttattaaatatttgaattttgtacttaataattcttttaattaaaaaaatttgtttatgcaaaaaaaataatggtaTGATACacttattataaaaaaaaaaaaagtagagatATATACAATAGTTatagaaaagaacaaaagatgCCCAAAGATTAAAAGAGATGATGCTAAGagtattttgaatatttaaaagtttagatcTTACACTAGAAAAAACTATACGTTATATCACCCTTTCCATAAAAGTACTTTTATTCCTAGATCTTCGATTAATCCAGTACATGCCAAGaacaaataacaaagattaagctttttaaattttaacatcaaaagaataagaaataaggaaaaaagCATAgcaaatatcatataataatCTTGTCTTCCAACTTATGATTCAAACCACAAAGTTACTAACACATTGAGATGTTATTTGAGTTAAGCTTTTATAATACATTTGAAATGAATTTGTAAACCCTCCAGAAACACTTATTTTACTcaaaaatacttatttttctaatcaaaacttaaattttattgactATAAAGAATGGGTTTTAGTTGTTAAATcctaattattagtttttaagccttttaaatgtgttatttcaaattttttaggttaatttgaaaggttattttttatcaatgtCATGTAACTATAACTAATTCAACCGTTAATCAATAATTAACTTgtaattttactctttttttctcgTAATAAAAAACCAATGGGTACGATgaattctcaaattaaatacTAGACGTACATGAGAATTGAGAGTCAAGGGAATAATAGTGACattaatatatgaatgaaACTATAGGctataaatatagaaacaaatagaTAACTTAGCTTATCATTGGAAGGCAAAGGTAGTTTGTATGAATGATGTCATATTGCAATATggatataaataatgaaaaatgtttctagaaaaatctataataagttaaaaaataataataataataaagatattattgttatatatttgtgAAGGTGAAAGAGAAGAGCAAAGCAATGGTGGAGAACGTGGCAGAGAGGTTAAGGGTATTGGTGAAAGCATTTCTTGCTGACAATGACACAGTGGCTGTTGGGTCCCTTTCTAAAGCTGCACTGTTGTCCACCTCAGCAACCAAACTCCTCCAACCCATCAAACAATACCAAGTAAGCTTtctaaatgtaaatatatttggaaattaaatGGATAGGTAGTTGTTTGAAGATTTTACAAACAAGAGACAAATTTGTATCAgtccaaaattaatttccgtacaaatatttaattttttaaatcttacaTCAGCAAAACCACTTATGTGTATGGTTGAAAACCgtatttaattagttgaagATGAGcattgaaaataatgataattgatttttctttaagtgGAAGCATATTTCCTTCCTAACAGGGAAGAAGCACTGGTTTAAGTGCATTCCCTCGTAACCACTTTTAGTTTTAGGATTTTCAATAATAGTCCTTTTAAACATGATTTACATTAAACTTAATTGACCCCTTGTTTTAATGATCTATAAGTCAAGAATTCGAAAGTGTACATATAGACCTGttagaaattttgttaagTTGATATACTAAAACTTGCTAGCAATGTGTGGAATTGGAAATTGAGTCTCCATTCCTATAGTTGTTGATTACGTTCGCTGataaataatatgattttataatttacgATGACAGGAAAGCATGAAATGGGAGTGGATTCCATTAAAAGTTTGCAAATTGGGATGGTTGGGCAATAGTCAAAAATTGCAAGATTTGGAAAGACCCATAAGAGGAATGGAATTGGCTTTATCAAACATTCCTTCATACCCAATATTGCAACCACTTCAAATTGAATCACTTCAAAATGGTATAAATTCTTTAGAGAATCAAATCGTCCAATCTTTGAACCAAGGCATTGCTTATTCACCGTCCGATTCACATACTTTTCCTGAATCAAACCCTTATGATGAAGATCAAGATCAAGATCCAGTGATGAACACCATCCAATTAATCAACCCAACAAATCACAAGAACCtcccttcctttttctttatattttgctTGAAACTCCTTCAAGAAAAATCCCAAAACAACAAGTTACCCAACCCCCAGAAAtcagaagaacaaaaacaaacaccaaatacaacaaaatggGCAATTCCAAGTGGCATTTTGAGCAGCAAAAAGGTAATGGGAGCTTTAAAATCGGCAATTTCATTAGGAATTTCTGTTTATTTGGGGTTGATTTATAGCAAAGAGAATGGATTTTGGGCAAGTTTAGGAGTGGCTGTTAGTATTGCTTGCACAAGAGAagcaactttcaaaatatcaaatgtcAAGCTTCAAGGAACAGTCATTGGATCAGTTTATGGAGTGTTGTGTTTTGTTatctttgaaaagtttttaatTGGAAGACTTCTCTGTCTTCTCCCATGTTTTGTGTTCACAAGTTTTCTTCAACGAAGCAAAATGTATGGAGCAGCTGGTGGAGTTTCAGCCATTATTGGAGCTGTCATCATTTTAGGAAGAACAAATTACGGTTCACCAAAAGAACTTGCTTTTGCAAGAATTGTTGAGACTATCATTGGAGTTTCATCTTCAATTATGGTTGATATCATTTTACATCCAACTAGAGCTTCTAAACTAGCCAAATTTCAACTCACTTCCACTTTAAGAGTGCTTCTAAAATGCATCGATTCAATGAGTTTTCAACCCCCAGATCTTAAAGGGAGCTTAAAAGAATTGGGAAGCCACGTTGTTGAGTTGAAGAAGTTGATTGATGAGGCTAACGTAGAACCCAACTTTTGGTTTTTGCCATTTCAAAGTGGTTGTTATGGGAAGTTATTGAAGTCACTGTTGAAAACAGTTGATTTGTTTGCTTTCGTTAATCGTTCAGTTGAAGGGATAGGACAGAATCTTCTGGTATTGGAAGATCCGTTGTCGTGGGCGAAAATAGGTGAAAATTTAGAAGAGGATGTTGAGGATTTTAAGGAAATGGCGAGTGGTTTGGTGAGATGCTGTGTGGATGTGAGTTCTTTGAAGTCATTGAAGGTGCTTGAGAAGGAAgtagagaaaaagaacaagGGAGAGGGTGATTTTGAGGATGTTGAAATGGGTGAGAGTAAAATGGTCATTGAAATGGaggaaatggagaaagaaaaactgcTTTGTTCATTTATGAAGCATTATGTGGAAGTTATTGAGCAAAGTGGTGAAAGTGAAGATGGTAAAAGAGAAGCACTTTTGAGTTTTAGTGCTTTGGCTTTTTGTTTAAGTAGTTTGATGAAAGAGATTGAAGAAATTGGGAAAGCAACAAGAGAATTGATTCAACGAGAGAATCCTTCAAGTCATGTTGATTTTAATGAAATCTCATCTAAGATTCATGTTGTACAAAAGGGTGTGAAGTAAAAATGTacaaacattaatttaaagaaagaaaaaggatatgatttaataaaatattatacttCATGAGTTAAGAAAT
This genomic interval carries:
- the LOC101219035 gene encoding uncharacterized protein LOC101219035: MTSLWFTCFAAGCRTAVACSIIAAATVYGPLFLRRQVTFPAFSYVTAILIVTNATLGDTVRGCWLALYATLQTVCPAMAVFWFIGPTKFSYETIALTVALASIVVVLPSSSHVLAKRIALGQIVIIYVVGFIGGVQTHPLMHPVHVASTTAMGVAASFLATLLPFPRLASLEVKEKSKAMVENVAERLRVLVKAFLADNDTVAVGSLSKAALLSTSATKLLQPIKQYQESMKWEWIPLKVCKLGWLGNSQKLQDLERPIRGMELALSNIPSYPILQPLQIESLQNGINSLENQIVQSLNQGIAYSPSDSHTFPESNPYDEDQDQDPVMNTIQLINPTNHKNLPSFFFIFCLKLLQEKSQNNKLPNPQKSEEQKQTPNTTKWAIPSGILSSKKVMGALKSAISLGISVYLGLIYSKENGFWASLGVAVSIACTREATFKISNVKLQGTVIGSVYGVLCFVIFEKFLIGRLLCLLPCFVFTSFLQRSKMYGAAGGVSAIIGAVIILGRTNYGSPKELAFARIVETIIGVSSSIMVDIILHPTRASKLAKFQLTSTLRVLLKCIDSMSFQPPDLKGSLKELGSHVVELKKLIDEANVEPNFWFLPFQSGCYGKLLKSLLKTVDLFAFVNRSVEGIGQNLLVLEDPLSWAKIGENLEEDVEDFKEMASGLVRCCVDVSSLKSLKVLEKEVEKKNKGEGDFEDVEMGESKMVIEMEEMEKEKLLCSFMKHYVEVIEQSGESEDGKREALLSFSALAFCLSSLMKEIEEIGKATRELIQRENPSSHVDFNEISSKIHVVQKGVK